From Rhodopseudomonas palustris, a single genomic window includes:
- the nth gene encoding endonuclease III, whose amino-acid sequence MPKTTRRPAKPAARTPATPPAKSAKRAITAKPKPAAKPAAPRRGKSPRRWSAAEVHEAFSRFAKANPEPKGELEHLNPFTLLVAVVLSAQATDAGVNKATRPLFAVADTPQKMLALGEDRLREYIKTIGLFRTKAKNVIALSQKLITDFGGEVPDTREALETLPGAGRKTANVVLNMAFGQPTMAVDTHVFRVGNRTGLAPGETPLAVELELERVIPAEFMQHAHHWLILHGRYTCLARKPRCEVCLIADLCRWPEKTVS is encoded by the coding sequence ATGCCGAAAACCACCCGCCGCCCCGCCAAGCCGGCCGCCAGGACGCCTGCGACGCCCCCTGCCAAATCCGCCAAGCGCGCCATCACCGCCAAGCCGAAACCAGCGGCCAAGCCGGCGGCGCCCCGCCGCGGTAAGTCCCCGCGCCGCTGGAGTGCAGCCGAAGTGCACGAGGCGTTCAGCCGCTTCGCCAAGGCCAACCCGGAGCCGAAGGGCGAACTCGAACACCTCAACCCGTTCACGCTGCTGGTCGCGGTCGTGCTCTCGGCGCAGGCGACCGACGCCGGCGTCAACAAAGCGACGCGGCCGCTGTTCGCGGTCGCCGACACGCCGCAGAAGATGCTGGCGCTCGGTGAGGACCGGCTGCGCGAGTACATCAAGACCATCGGGCTTTTTCGCACCAAGGCGAAGAACGTGATTGCGCTGTCGCAAAAACTGATCACCGACTTTGGCGGTGAGGTGCCGGACACCCGCGAGGCGCTCGAGACGCTGCCCGGCGCCGGCCGAAAGACCGCCAATGTGGTGCTGAACATGGCGTTCGGTCAGCCGACCATGGCGGTCGATACTCATGTATTCCGGGTTGGTAATCGCACCGGGCTGGCACCCGGCGAAACGCCGCTCGCGGTCGAGCTCGAACTCGAACGGGTGATCCCGGCCGAGTTCATGCAGCACGCCCATCACTGGCTGATCCTGCACGGCCGCTACACCTGCCTCGCGCGCAAGCCGCGCTGCGAGGTCTGCCTGATCGCCGATCTGTGCCGCTGGCCGGAGAAGACGGTGAGTTAG